The Arthrobacter sp. NicSoilC5 genome has a window encoding:
- a CDS encoding SRPBCC family protein: protein MAHVEEVEETVEVAVPVRTAYNQWTQFESFPQFMSGVESVTQLTDTTNHWVTKVGGVQREFDTEIVDQAPDDRIAWRSTDGKSHAGIIRFTPLDATHTKVKVHFEWAPETATEKAGAALKIDNIQVKADMRKFKDFIESRGSETGGWRGEV, encoded by the coding sequence ATGGCACACGTTGAAGAGGTTGAAGAGACGGTGGAAGTCGCTGTTCCGGTGCGGACCGCGTACAACCAGTGGACCCAGTTCGAATCGTTTCCGCAGTTCATGTCCGGCGTCGAGTCGGTGACGCAGCTGACCGACACCACCAACCACTGGGTTACCAAGGTGGGCGGCGTCCAGAGGGAGTTCGACACCGAAATCGTTGACCAGGCGCCTGATGACCGGATCGCCTGGCGCAGCACCGACGGCAAGTCGCATGCCGGCATCATCAGGTTCACGCCCCTGGATGCCACCCACACCAAGGTCAAAGTCCATTTCGAATGGGCACCGGAAACCGCAACTGAAAAGGCCGGCGCCGCGCTGAAGATCGACAACATACAGGTCAAGGCCGACATGCGGAAGTTCAAGGACTTCATCGAATCGCGCGGCAGCGAGACCGGCGGCTGGCGCGGCGAGGTTTAG
- a CDS encoding phosphatidylinositol-specific phospholipase C/glycerophosphodiester phosphodiesterase family protein: MFVKSTLAAVAVFASLAGTAVAPAQAGAEAPNPAPVVVGQPLAGTHAHNDYEHDRPLFDALEHGFTSVEADVWLVDGELRVAHDLADAKQGVTLESLYLDPLQDLVRSQPGHSVYPKWDGSLQLLIDIKSEGEATYAAIEQELAEHRDIMSRYTNGNVKTGPVTAVVSGNRPLATMQAQDKRFSFYDGRSTDLASGLPAALMPLVSDNWTKLFTWQGVGPMPEAERAKLRAFVATAHANGYRVRFWATPDQPGTARDAVWTELADAGVDHINTDDLAGLQQFLTARGA, from the coding sequence GTGTTCGTGAAAAGCACCCTCGCCGCCGTCGCTGTCTTCGCCTCCCTGGCCGGGACAGCCGTAGCCCCCGCCCAAGCCGGGGCCGAGGCACCCAATCCGGCGCCCGTCGTCGTCGGCCAACCCCTTGCCGGCACCCATGCCCACAACGACTACGAGCACGACCGCCCCCTGTTCGACGCACTGGAGCACGGTTTCACCAGCGTCGAGGCGGACGTATGGCTGGTCGACGGTGAACTGCGCGTGGCCCACGACCTCGCTGACGCCAAACAGGGCGTCACGCTCGAGAGCCTCTACCTCGACCCACTCCAGGACCTGGTCCGCAGCCAGCCCGGCCACAGCGTCTACCCCAAGTGGGACGGCAGCCTGCAGCTCCTGATCGACATCAAGAGCGAGGGCGAGGCCACCTACGCCGCCATCGAGCAGGAATTGGCCGAACACCGCGACATCATGAGCCGCTACACCAACGGCAACGTCAAGACCGGCCCGGTCACCGCAGTCGTCAGCGGCAACCGCCCGCTGGCCACCATGCAGGCCCAGGACAAGCGCTTCAGCTTCTACGACGGCCGCTCCACCGACCTCGCCTCCGGCCTGCCCGCCGCCCTGATGCCGCTGGTCAGCGACAACTGGACCAAGCTCTTCACCTGGCAGGGCGTTGGCCCCATGCCGGAGGCCGAGCGCGCCAAGCTGCGCGCCTTCGTGGCCACCGCACACGCCAACGGCTACCGCGTCCGCTTCTGGGCCACCCCGGACCAGCCCGGTACCGCCCGCGACGCCGTCTGGACCGAACTCGCCGACGCCGGCGTGGACCACATCAACACCGACGACCTCGCCGGCCTCCAGCAGTTCCTCACCGCCCGCGGCGCCTGA
- a CDS encoding HNH endonuclease signature motif containing protein, protein METGAVVDAKSRAGLAGAVASLAGLVNELTGALSGSSDAADSAHGVDSHDPLRDVAESCLDGLGIVARIEAATAAVKVRLLAEYSGAAAAMEAPAESASESSAREMSVVAEVACTLTIGEGAASALLQDVHALTTSLPATLNAMEAGAVSWRHAQIMVDETSSLDAAAATALEAHFLDPEAPNAARGASAGELVPGRFRRKVRAWRERHHPESLTIRHVKSVADRRMEYSPGRDDMAWVSLYMAADKACAVWNRTSALARGLQGPEEPRTPTQLRADLAAKLLLGDTGDLAGPGPSLKADVLVTVPVCSLLGATDEPADLDNYGPIPASMARKLVAEGANSFYRVLVDPRDGAPLELGRTSYRLPESLKRWLRMRDGKYTFPGCSNHSQDNEADHLTAWERGGSTGISNLGQLCPKHHRLKHRTGWSPGPASRNEPPGWTSPGGRQYNAEQPDRAPTLWPPGCLPEEASVLEALVVDYLAVS, encoded by the coding sequence ATGGAAACCGGAGCGGTTGTGGATGCGAAAAGTAGGGCCGGACTCGCCGGTGCCGTCGCATCCCTGGCTGGGCTGGTGAACGAACTAACAGGAGCCCTGAGCGGTTCTTCGGATGCTGCGGATAGTGCTCATGGCGTCGACAGTCATGATCCGCTTCGGGACGTTGCCGAGTCCTGTCTGGACGGCCTCGGCATCGTGGCCCGAATCGAAGCTGCTACTGCAGCCGTGAAAGTGCGGCTGCTCGCAGAGTATTCGGGGGCCGCAGCCGCCATGGAAGCGCCGGCAGAAAGCGCCTCTGAATCATCGGCGCGGGAAATGAGTGTCGTCGCCGAAGTCGCCTGCACGCTCACCATCGGCGAGGGAGCCGCATCCGCGCTGCTGCAGGACGTCCATGCGCTCACCACCTCTCTTCCGGCGACGCTCAACGCCATGGAGGCCGGCGCCGTCTCCTGGCGGCATGCCCAGATCATGGTCGACGAAACCAGCAGCCTGGACGCTGCAGCTGCAACAGCCTTGGAAGCTCACTTCCTGGACCCGGAGGCGCCTAACGCGGCCCGGGGCGCATCTGCCGGAGAGCTGGTCCCGGGCCGTTTCCGTCGGAAAGTCCGTGCCTGGCGGGAACGCCATCACCCCGAGTCCCTAACAATCAGGCATGTGAAGTCCGTTGCGGATCGGCGGATGGAGTACTCGCCGGGCCGGGACGATATGGCCTGGGTTTCGCTTTACATGGCTGCGGACAAGGCCTGTGCTGTCTGGAACAGGACGTCTGCCCTGGCCCGCGGGTTGCAGGGACCTGAGGAGCCGAGAACCCCTACCCAGCTCAGGGCAGACCTGGCCGCAAAGTTGCTGCTCGGTGACACCGGGGACCTTGCCGGGCCTGGGCCGTCCCTCAAAGCTGACGTGCTGGTCACGGTACCGGTCTGTTCCCTCCTCGGTGCCACGGACGAGCCCGCAGACCTGGACAATTACGGACCCATCCCCGCATCGATGGCGCGAAAACTCGTCGCGGAAGGTGCCAACTCGTTCTACCGGGTTTTGGTGGACCCACGCGACGGAGCCCCGCTTGAACTTGGCCGGACCAGCTACCGGCTCCCGGAATCGCTAAAGCGGTGGTTGCGGATGCGGGATGGAAAGTACACCTTTCCCGGCTGCAGCAACCACAGCCAGGACAATGAGGCGGACCACCTCACGGCCTGGGAGCGCGGAGGCAGCACCGGAATCAGCAACCTGGGACAGTTGTGCCCCAAACATCACCGGCTCAAGCACCGAACCGGCTGGAGTCCTGGTCCGGCTTCCAGGAATGAGCCGCCGGGCTGGACTTCTCCAGGTGGCCGCCAGTACAACGCAGAGCAGCCGGACCGGGCACCCACACTCTGGCCGCCGGGCTGCCTTCCGGAAGAGGCCAGCGTGCTGGAGGCTTTGGTGGTGGATTATCTCGCGGTCTCCTGA